In the genome of Mytilus edulis chromosome 3, xbMytEdul2.2, whole genome shotgun sequence, one region contains:
- the LOC139517619 gene encoding galectin-8-like: MSLLGSVMNPPIPYIGSIPGGKLTPGFQIVIQGVAPSHSEGFSFNLAYGSSIGDPRSDTALHFNPRFTQNCVVRNSYKNNNWAGEERQNGMPFTKHTPFELTVSADVNCYKISVNKRHFCDFQHRLPINGVNTFTCEGTVNISSVQFIAPNMPSMPAPPPYMNYPAQPPMPLINPALPLTTMVPNGLHPGKMIYISATPVGTNRFTINLQEGSYPNCDIGMHFDVRFNCGSDCNQIIRNSLSRGAWGQEERSIPYFPFAGNMPFEMIILCENGCFKVAVNNQHFLEYRHRMTPFTRFNTLTVTGNLTIQQVRFQ, from the exons CCTATTCCTTATATTGGTAGTATTCCTGGAGGAAAATTGACCCCAGGGTTTCAGATTGTGATTCAAGGTGTTGCTCCTAGCCATTCTGAGGG CTTTTCCTTCAATTTAGCATATGGATCATCTATTGGTGATCCTCGCTCTGACACTGCTCTGCATTTCAACCCAAGGTTCACCCAGAATTGTGTGGTGAGAAActcatacaaaaataacaacTGGGCTGGTGAAGAGAGACAAAATGGAATGCCATTCACTAAACACACCCCTTTTGAACTCACTGTCAGTGCAGATGTTAATTGTTACAaa ATTTCAGTAAACAAGagacatttttgtgattttcaacACAGACTTCCCATCAATGGAGTCAATACATTTACATGTGAAGGAACAGTAAATATCAGCTCTGTCCAGTTTATTGCTCCAAATATG CCATCTATGCCTGCTCCTCCACCATACATGAATTACCCTGCACAGCCACCCATGCCATTAATAAATCCA GCATTGCCACTAACAACAATGGTACCAAACGGACTACATCCTGGTAAAATGATCTATATATCTGCCACACCAGTAGGCACTAATAG atTTACAATTAACCTACAAGAAGGTTCATACCCAAATTGTGATATTGGAATGCATTTTGATGTGCGCTTTAATTGTGGTTCAGATTGTAATCAGATCATACGTAATAGCTTGTCACGTGGAGCATGGGGACAGGAAGAAAGATCTATCCCATACTTCCCATTTGCAGGAAATATGCCCTTTGAAATGATAATTTTATGTGAGAATGGATGTTTTAAG GTTGCAGTAAATAACCAACATTTCCTGGAATATCGACACAGAATGACTCCATTTACCAGATTTAACACGCTGACGGTCACTGGAAATCTTACTATCCAACAAGTCAGATTCCAGTAA